One part of the Bacteroidia bacterium genome encodes these proteins:
- a CDS encoding response regulator encodes MNILLIEDHPGDIMLTQEALKDPQIPQCDLFIVSDGEEALDYLNRSGSFQDAILPDLIIMDLNIPKKDGQEVLTFIKTHEKLKTIPVVIFSTSDSGSDVNKSYQLRANCYVTKPVDYDEFVTALSGIVNFWQLAERPPRP; translated from the coding sequence ATGAATATTCTCCTCATAGAAGATCATCCCGGGGATATTATGCTCACCCAGGAAGCATTGAAAGATCCGCAGATTCCTCAATGTGATTTATTCATTGTAAGTGATGGAGAAGAAGCCCTGGATTATCTTAACCGTAGTGGAAGCTTCCAGGATGCAATCCTACCTGATTTGATTATCATGGACCTCAATATTCCTAAAAAGGATGGCCAGGAGGTTCTGACCTTTATCAAGACACATGAGAAATTGAAAACCATTCCCGTGGTGATATTTTCTACTTCCGATTCTGGTTCAGATGTAAATAAAAGTTATCAGCTTCGGGCCAATTGTTATGTGACAAAACCTGTGGATTATGATGAGTTCGTGACCGCCCTTTCGGGAATTGTCAATTTCTGGCAATTGGCAGAAAGACCTCCCAGACCCTAA
- a CDS encoding aminotransferase class IV, with amino-acid sequence MLIVNGKVIEEGSSDSSLLNRAFKFGDAIFIEMRVYRRKVLFLEAQLSLLMDGMKALKLEFHPEDWEKKIKKSINKSLEINGIKDNGRLRLQVFRAGTGAFAPLSHKPSFLLEAYALKDNYFESKVFTSLIDYKEMSLAPGSLSRFNSGNSLTFTLASIHAQAAGFEAALLYGPKGIAMASNGNLFLVKQKKLISPPLDSACTDSVMRSKLIQLAKGLKVPFSEKNLSPKDLMKADEIFVCNDLRGILPVSQYREFDLQPKTYVLTPFLKQCLQQYIDELF; translated from the coding sequence ATGCTCATCGTAAATGGAAAAGTAATAGAGGAAGGCTCTTCTGATAGTAGTCTCTTGAACCGTGCCTTCAAGTTTGGTGATGCCATTTTTATTGAGATGAGGGTTTATCGACGCAAAGTTTTGTTTCTAGAAGCTCAACTGAGTCTATTGATGGATGGGATGAAAGCTTTGAAATTGGAATTTCATCCTGAAGACTGGGAAAAGAAAATAAAAAAATCAATCAATAAAAGTCTGGAAATCAATGGGATAAAGGATAATGGCCGGCTTCGCCTTCAGGTTTTTAGGGCAGGGACGGGTGCTTTTGCTCCCCTAAGCCACAAACCCTCTTTTTTACTGGAGGCATATGCGCTAAAAGATAATTACTTTGAATCCAAGGTCTTTACCAGTCTCATCGACTATAAAGAAATGAGCCTGGCCCCCGGAAGTTTGTCTAGATTCAATTCGGGTAATAGCCTGACATTTACCCTCGCATCGATACATGCCCAGGCAGCCGGTTTTGAAGCAGCCCTCCTATATGGCCCCAAGGGCATTGCAATGGCTAGTAATGGTAACCTTTTTCTGGTCAAACAGAAGAAGCTTATAAGTCCTCCTCTGGATTCTGCCTGTACCGATTCTGTGATGCGCTCAAAGCTTATACAGTTAGCGAAAGGATTGAAGGTACCCTTTAGTGAGAAAAATCTTAGTCCTAAAGACCTGATGAAAGCAGATGAAATCTTTGTTTGTAATGATCTAAGGGGTATCCTGCCTGTCAGTCAATACAGAGAATTTGATTTGCAGCCCAAAACCTATGTATTGACTCCTTTTCTGAAACAGTGCCTACAGCAATATATAGACGAATTGTTTTAG
- a CDS encoding universal stress protein — MNKILVPIHPHDNYTHTLSYANFIAAKSGAGIHVCFLGKRRELKKQTNYNFGNDVEAVLEACKHENFKKEILSLSEDAQTKNLSLHFNFLPGRSVNEVIRETFRNSYDMIVVGNREYRGIWTLLSEARVSKIIGQVSIPVFAVPMEQDFRGIDHITYAVDLTDYDPSIIKQVKSIARIFDARLSITHVNRETEIEKEKYMLALEKTISDTLDYPKVYYKFFDHADPLKGILNFMKLNNSSMLAMISRTKFSWRQLLSPKSMTRLMSREVSVPILAFGKARS; from the coding sequence ATGAACAAAATTCTTGTCCCTATCCACCCCCACGATAACTACACTCATACCTTAAGCTACGCGAATTTTATAGCGGCCAAATCAGGCGCTGGAATTCATGTATGTTTTCTGGGAAAGAGAAGGGAGCTGAAAAAGCAGACCAACTATAATTTCGGCAATGATGTCGAGGCTGTTTTGGAGGCCTGCAAACATGAAAACTTCAAAAAAGAAATCCTTTCTCTGAGTGAAGACGCACAAACCAAAAACCTTAGTTTACATTTCAATTTCCTTCCTGGACGTTCTGTCAATGAAGTTATTCGCGAGACTTTTCGCAATAGCTATGACATGATTGTGGTTGGAAATAGAGAGTACAGAGGTATTTGGACCCTTCTGAGTGAAGCCCGCGTCTCTAAAATCATCGGCCAGGTGAGCATCCCGGTTTTCGCAGTTCCTATGGAGCAGGACTTCCGCGGCATTGACCATATCACTTATGCAGTTGATTTGACAGACTACGATCCGAGTATCATTAAGCAGGTAAAATCAATCGCCAGAATCTTTGATGCGCGATTGAGCATTACCCATGTGAATCGAGAAACAGAGATCGAAAAAGAAAAATATATGCTGGCTTTGGAGAAGACGATCAGTGATACCCTGGATTATCCCAAGGTATACTACAAATTCTTCGACCATGCGGATCCCCTCAAAGGTATCCTCAACTTTATGAAGTTGAACAACAGTAGCATGCTAGCCATGATCAGCAGAACGAAATTTAGCTGGCGACAATTGCTTTCTCCCAAAAGCATGACCCGGCTCATGTCCAGAGAAGTATCGGTTCCGATACTCGCCTTTGGAAAAGCACGATCTTAG
- a CDS encoding FkbM family methyltransferase encodes MLKRLFKRNTHNLLFKYLAGFGRSINRMYENSEHNMHYNGELELIKKLGQLKPKVIIDAGANKGMYARYLAEHCPDAQIYAFEPVESTFEILKEGLSAYSHVECIQQGLFSESCKKEINIFNSDTHSSLVDIQGLNQKFENKENIQLIKGEEFTANYEIEEIDFIKMDIEGAEYEAMIGFEEMINTGKIRMIQFEYGYINITTKILLLDFYRFFKQRGYIIGKIFPKSVEFRKYEFKYENFLGSNYVAIREDDSELKNLLLS; translated from the coding sequence ATGTTGAAGCGACTATTCAAAAGAAATACTCACAATCTACTGTTTAAATACCTGGCTGGATTTGGTCGATCGATCAATCGCATGTATGAAAACAGTGAGCATAATATGCATTATAATGGGGAGTTGGAGCTCATCAAGAAACTAGGCCAACTAAAACCGAAGGTGATCATAGATGCAGGAGCCAATAAGGGCATGTACGCCAGATATCTTGCAGAGCATTGCCCGGACGCACAGATTTACGCTTTCGAACCTGTGGAAAGCACCTTTGAGATCCTGAAAGAAGGATTATCAGCCTATTCTCATGTCGAATGCATTCAACAAGGTCTGTTTAGTGAATCCTGCAAGAAAGAGATCAATATTTTCAATTCTGATACCCATTCCTCCCTGGTCGATATACAAGGCCTGAATCAAAAATTTGAGAATAAAGAGAACATTCAACTCATCAAAGGAGAAGAATTCACAGCTAACTATGAGATAGAGGAAATAGATTTTATCAAAATGGACATAGAAGGTGCAGAATACGAGGCCATGATTGGATTTGAGGAAATGATCAATACTGGAAAAATTCGTATGATCCAGTTTGAATATGGCTATATCAATATTACCACCAAGATTCTCTTGCTGGATTTCTATCGATTTTTCAAGCAAAGGGGTTACATCATCGGAAAGATTTTCCCCAAATCTGTAGAGTTCCGGAAATATGAATTTAAATACGAGAACTTCCTCGGCAGTAATTATGTAGCAATACGGGAAGATGATAGCGAGCTTAAAAATTTGCTCCTCTCCTAA